The Dermacentor silvarum isolate Dsil-2018 chromosome 3, BIME_Dsil_1.4, whole genome shotgun sequence region CCCCATCGCCAACTCGCCCCATCGCCAACTCGCCCCATCGCCAACTCACCCCATCGTCAACTCGCCCCATCGCCAACTCGCCCCATCGCCAACTCGCCCCATCGCCAACTCGCCCCATCGACAATTCGCCCCATCGACAATTCGCCCCATCGCCAACTCGCCCCATCGCCAACTCGCCCCATCGCCAACTCGCCCCATCGCCAACTCGCCCCATCGCCAACTCGCCCCATCGCCAACTCGCCCCATCGACAATTCGCCCCATCGCCAACTCGCCCCATCGCCAACTCGCCCCATCGCCAACTCGCCCCATCGCCAACTCGCCCCATCGGCAACTCGCCCCATCGCCAACTCGCCCCATCGACAATTCGCCCCATCGCCAACTCGCCCCATCCTCAACTCGCCCCATCGCCAACTCGCCCCATCGCCAACTCGCCCCATCGCCAACTCGCCCCATCGCCAACTCGCCCCATCGCCAACTCGCCCCATCGACAATTCGCCCCATCGCCAACTCGCCCCATCGCCAACTCGCCCCATCGCCAACTCGCCCCATCGCCAACTCGCCCCATCGCCAACTCGCCCCATCGCCAACTCGCCCCATCGCCAACTCGCCCCATCGCCAACTCGCCCCATCGCCAACTCGCCCCATCGCCAACTCGCCCCATCGCCAACTCGCCCCATCGCCAACTCGCCCCATCGCCAACTCGCCCCATGCGACAACAAATGAGTCATCAGCAAACTTGTTACTAGGACGACGGCTGCGAAATCGACTCGACATTGTCAATCCAGCGGTGGGAGGAAGGGTTGCATATAATGAGTTCAAGCAATCCGTGGCTCGCCCACGTCGTGATCGTGACATAGCAGTCACTGACCAAGTGATGGCTCGCAATTATCGAGGCAGACCAAACTGGGTCCCTGGTGTTGTTGTGGGGCAGTCCGGCTCTGTGTCTTTTACCGTTCGTGCTACTACACCCAGAGGCAGTTTCACCTGGCGTCGTCACAAGGACCGCGGATACTACGGATTCGGACCGCGAGGCATCTGACCAGGAGGGATACGAGTTCCCGGTGTTTCCACCAAGCGTCGACCCAGTGACATCCTCCGCTCCTACCACCAGTGGTCCTGCCGCTTCGCAAGAGATCCAGACGGCGGGTGCAAGACCCTACCCGACTAGAGACCGTCGACCGCCGGACAGATATCAAGCTGGAGTTTAGCTTGTTAATTTAGCCAATATAAAAGGGGAGGGACGTGGTGTCCGGCATATCGCCGCAGCCGTTAATGGGCAGGTgcgcaaaacgaataaaaggcgtgcgccgcaACCTGCGCGGGGGTTTatctcgaccagccacgcacTAATGTGGCAATAAGcgtcgcttcgcccctggaaacttgtctgctccttcgcatgaaccGCGCAACACAACAATTACTTCCACCGTGACACAGCTCGCCAATGCATGTTAGTCGGCTCAGCGTAACCCTTTGCTTCCTTTCTCCTACCGTGGGTAGCGTGCCCATTCTCCAAGCTAGATTCGTCCAGCGATGATAATTAGTGTATCGCGTAACAAAACCAGGTGACAACCTTTTCTTACATCACCGTTTCCAATATATTTTGCTCTGTAAACGGGTCATGCCAATGTAAAACTAAAACAAGGAAATTGGTACCTTTAGGTTTGCTGGGAACTATACCGAAAAGTTGTCTGCAAAGATACCTCGCCGTGTCCAAAGCCTGTGCAAAGATACCTTGCCAGACCTGACGCTGTGCAAAAACATACCGTGCGCTCGATGGAAAGACATGGGCATCTCGGCAGTCATTGATCAGGGCATCCTATGCACTTCCTCTGTCATTGAAACAGCCACCAAGAAAAGAACCAAGACCACTGCGCGAATCATGGAGGTGAAGAATTCCCGACAAATACGCGAAGAAGTGGCACCGGACAACATCTCGGACTTTAAAAAAATGGGTTGAGTCGCTGAAGCAGGACGTGACCTCTGCGACG contains the following coding sequences:
- the LOC119443722 gene encoding uncharacterized protein LOC119443722 codes for the protein MQVIVPAKLRNLLLDELHEGHPGIVRSKQLARSYVWWPSIEADLEHRVKACAVSPGVVTRTADTTDSDREASDQEGYEFPVFPPSVDPVTSSAPTTSGPAASQEIQTAGARPYPTRDRRPPDRYQAGV